A portion of the Hydractinia symbiolongicarpus strain clone_291-10 chromosome 10, HSymV2.1, whole genome shotgun sequence genome contains these proteins:
- the LOC130612516 gene encoding metalloreductase STEAP4-like, with the protein MELRTPKSNQTFTAHLEINVNNVPKKQNEEIHAAIIGTGNYARALASQFQQAGLNILIGSRNPNQLKIEGVELVTYEEAVRRCGIVFFCVPAHAFNNVATALKSLLVGKAVVDVSNLENQDDASNAMHLQSLLPSSVVVKALNTVSAYTLENGAYGASRDTYVCGDDEERKRQVVQLLREIGLNPIDRGGIRSAVIIEKLPFRFFNGWGVAVAITFLTLVPILLYTYLRFFWYEDQSKRTDEDLALYVANRTIGWLMFWLLGLTYLPGILAGFIQLALRTKYTRFPRWLDRWLKCRKQLGLICLLLASIHGCMSCLVLGAGEAKHMSTITVINKNVILYQLLDTKAQVSLLFAVLALALMGILGVTSLPSVNARMSWREWDFVQRGLGFTSLVFGFLHVMIYVHKLWDPDYKYGWESWKREKGIFPPGAFVMPMFPLLVIILKFILMLPGLSCYLNKIRKGKIGYRYEKKTTI; encoded by the coding sequence ATGGAACTGCGAACACCAAAGAGCAACCAAACATTCACTGCTCACTTAGAAATCAATGTGAACAATGtcccaaaaaaacaaaacgaagAAATCCATGCAGCTATTATCGGTACCGGCAATTACGCCCGAGCGCTGGCTAGCCAGTTTCAGCAAGCAgggctaaatattttaattggcAGTCGTAACCCTAATCAATTAAAAATCGAAGGAGTTGAACTTGTTACTTATGAAGAGGCTGTACGTAGATGTGGTATCGTGTTCTTCTGTGTCCCTGCACATGCGTTTAATAACGTCGCTACTGCGTTGAAATCTTTGTTGGTTGGCAAAGCAGTCGTCGATGTAAGTAACTTGGAAAACCAAGATGACGCATCGAATGCAATGCATCTTCAATCACTTTTGCCTTCATCTGTGGTTGTCAAAGCGTTGAACACCGTGTCCGCATACACATTGGAAAACGGGGCATATGGTGCAAGCCGGGATACGTACGTATGTGGTGATGACGAGGAAAGAAAAAGACAAGTCGTGCAACTACTGAGAGAAATCGGATTAAACCCGATTGATCGGGGTGGCATCCGATCTGCTGTCATCATAGAAAAGTTACCATTCCGTTTTTTCAACGGATGGGGCGTGGCTGTAGCAATCACTTTTCTGACACTCGTTCCCATTCTTCTATACACATATCTCCGTTTCTTTTGGTATGAAGATCAAAGTAAAAGAACCGACGAAGATCTCGCTCTATATGTTGCCAATCGTACCATAGGATGGCTCATGTTTTGGCTTCTTGGTTTAACCTACCTACCTGGAATATTAGCAGGATTTATACAACTCGCATTGAGAACTAAATACACTCGATTTCCAAGGTGGTTGGATCGATGGTTAAAGTGTCGAAAACAATTAGGCTTGATATGTTTGTTATTGGCTTCCATACATGGTTGTATGTCGTGCTTGGTGTTGGGAGCAGGCGAAGCAAAACATATGTCAACTATTACAGTCATCAACAAAAACGTCATTCTTTATCAACTGCTGGACACGAAAGCGCAAGTAAGCCTGCTTTTTGCTGTTTTAGCATTGGCTTTAATGGGAATCCTAGGTGTGACGTCATTGCCATCTGTCAACGCGCGTATGAGCTGGCGAGAATGGGACTTCGTGCAGAGAGGGCTGGGGTTCACAAGTCTTGTTTTTGGCTTTCTCCATGTGATGATTTATGTACATAAGTTGTGGGATCCGGACTATAAATATGGATGGGAATCGTGGAAAAGAGAGAAAGGAATTTTCCCACCTGGTGCTTTTGTGATGCCAATGTTTCCCCTGTTAGTTATCATACTAAAATTCATTCTGATGCTACCTGGTTTGTCTTGTTACCTGAATAAGATTCGAAAGGGGAAAATTGGTTACAGATATGAAAAGAAAACGACAATTTAA